The proteins below are encoded in one region of Ostrea edulis chromosome 3, xbOstEdul1.1, whole genome shotgun sequence:
- the LOC125682768 gene encoding ganglioside GM2 activator-like, with the protein MKAVLLLLSIFVSSEASVIWKDCVPSTTAHPYVTFTSVTVSPSPVVIPGNVTIGVQGTVHHHFGTDVKMVVHMDKYLLGVWTKVPCSQNVGSCNYDNPCEFLSAFKSSGTCPAQLTAHGLPCTCPFNPSNINLPPSVFEVTQISQAWQWLATGKFRVQAEMIHGQKVVGCFHVEMDIKRSGHSGGFLFG; encoded by the exons GAGGCTTCTGTAATTTGGAAAGACTGTGTTC CTTCCACCACCGCACATCCCTATGTGACGTTTACGTCCGTCACGGTTTCACCTTCCCCTGTGGTGATCCCTGGGAATGTTACTATAGGAGTACAGGGAACAGTTCACCACCACTTTGGCACCGATGTTAAAATGGTGGTTCATATGGATAAATATCTCCTCGGAGTTTGGACAAAGGTTCCCTGCAGTCAAAATGTTGGTTCCTG CAACTATGACAACCCCTGCGAGTTTTTGTCAGCATTCAAGTCCTCGGGGACCTGTCCAGCCCAGCTTACTGCGCATGGTCTGCCCTGCACGTGTCCTTTTAATCCATCCAACATCAACCTCCCCCCGTCTGTGTTCGAAGTGACACAAATCAGTCAGGCATGGCAGTGGCTCGCTACG GGTAAATTCCGTGTACAGGCGGAAATGATACACGGACAGAAGGTCGTGGGGTGTTTTCACGTAGAGATGGACATTAAAAGAAGCGGACACAGCGGTGGATTCCTCTTTGGATGA